The following proteins are co-located in the Desulfonauticus submarinus genome:
- a CDS encoding rhomboid family intramembrane serine protease — translation MDRQEWVPLIHSSNFEHAFDKILVLEALGINWKWEQNIIWVEKAKAKFALKEILEYEHELLTISTNNSNLTSNYNASYFIQNSIIFALLSLIFVLQQYFPHLTNQLILNASKIKNKEFFRLFTSLFIHADPAHLLGNIFFSFYFIQKVCEQIGFKITWTLVLGLGTIANGINLLFLGLPHKSLGFSTASFVALGLFFTLTPTKSNLSVWLKIALALCFLAIFSQGKHTDVGSHFWGLILGFCTGFYYKKRTTNEK, via the coding sequence ATGGATAGACAAGAATGGGTTCCTCTTATACATTCCTCAAATTTTGAGCACGCTTTTGATAAAATATTAGTGCTAGAAGCCCTAGGAATAAACTGGAAATGGGAACAAAATATTATCTGGGTGGAAAAAGCAAAAGCAAAATTTGCATTAAAAGAAATTCTTGAATACGAACACGAGCTTTTAACCATCTCAACAAACAACTCTAATTTAACATCAAATTATAATGCATCATATTTTATCCAAAATTCTATTATATTTGCTCTACTAAGCCTTATTTTTGTACTTCAACAATACTTTCCTCATTTAACAAATCAACTGATATTAAATGCCTCAAAAATCAAAAACAAAGAATTTTTTCGCCTTTTTACTTCTCTATTTATTCATGCTGATCCAGCTCATTTATTAGGCAATATCTTCTTTAGTTTCTATTTTATTCAAAAGGTCTGCGAACAAATAGGATTTAAAATTACATGGACATTGGTTTTAGGACTTGGTACCATAGCAAATGGGATAAATTTGCTTTTCTTAGGACTACCACATAAAAGTCTTGGGTTTTCTACCGCTAGTTTTGTTGCTCTTGGCTTGTTTTTTACCTTAACTCCGACTAAGTCCAATTTAAGTGTTTGGCTAAAAATAGCGCTCGCTTTATGTTTTTTAGCTATTTTTTCTCAAGGAAAACATACAGATGTCGGTAGCCATTTCTGGGGACTTATCTTAGGATTTTGCACAGGCTTCTATTATAAAAAAAGGACTACAAATGAAAAATAA
- a CDS encoding nucleotidyl transferase AbiEii/AbiGii toxin family protein, with protein sequence MMQGLKLEFLLNSTKEVLEQLVLNEYMRNFVLVGGSALTSYICHRLSEDLDFFTYADTFDKQKIFNIIERFANKEIVNISDEQIDVIINGVKVTFFNAKWSFLKPDKIDNFNIASLEQIAIMKINTLF encoded by the coding sequence ATGATGCAAGGTTTGAAATTAGAGTTTCTATTAAATAGCACTAAAGAAGTTTTAGAACAACTTGTTTTAAATGAATATATGAGAAATTTTGTGTTGGTTGGTGGCAGTGCTTTAACTTCATATATTTGTCATAGATTGAGTGAGGACTTAGATTTTTTTACTTATGCAGATACTTTTGATAAACAAAAGATTTTTAATATAATTGAAAGGTTTGCAAACAAAGAGATTGTAAACATATCTGATGAGCAGATAGATGTTATTATAAATGGTGTTAAGGTTACTTTTTTTAATGCTAAATGGAGTTTTCTCAAACCAGACAAAATAGATAATTTTAATATCGCTAGTTTAGAACAAATTGCCATAATGAAGATAAATACTCTTTTTTAA
- a CDS encoding PIN domain-containing protein has protein sequence MDDKNIQKKLYQIIDVVMVVPLTLDIVRKSWEIKEKYKFSYWDSLIVASALENNCSILYTEDMQDGQIIEKKLEIVNPFK, from the coding sequence ATTGATGATAAAAATATTCAGAAGAAACTTTATCAGATTATAGATGTAGTTATGGTTGTTCCTTTAACATTAGATATAGTGAGAAAAAGTTGGGAAATAAAAGAAAAATATAAATTTTCCTATTGGGACAGCTTGATAGTTGCTTCAGCTTTAGAAAATAATTGTTCAATTTTATATACAGAAGATATGCAGGATGGGCAGATAATTGAGAAGAAATTGGAGATAGTAAATCCTTTTAAATAG
- a CDS encoding GDP-mannose 4,6-dehydratase, with the protein MKYLITGGCGFLGSNIASEVLKRGGELYIFDNLYRIGSEQNLSWLKCQGDFYFIHGDVRSQGDVEKAIKEIKPEVIYHLAGQVAMTTSIANPRMDFEVNALGSFNLLNAVREYSPESIVIYSSTNKVYGDLEWVEYEETETRYVAKNFPNGFSESIPLDFHSPYGCSKGAADQYFLDFYRIYGIRTVVFRHSSMYGGRQFATYDQGWVGWFVQKAVEIKQGKLKEPFTISGNGKQVRDLLYASDTVALYLKASEKIENIKGEAFNVGGGIVNSSSLLELFSFLEQTLDINMMYTKLPPRESDQKVFVADITKVKESIDWEPKVSKEDGISKMIEWVKEK; encoded by the coding sequence ATGAAGTATTTAATAACCGGAGGTTGCGGTTTTTTAGGTTCAAATATTGCTAGCGAAGTCTTAAAAAGAGGGGGAGAGCTTTATATATTTGATAATCTTTATAGAATTGGCAGTGAGCAAAATCTGTCATGGCTAAAGTGTCAAGGTGATTTTTACTTTATACATGGAGATGTCAGGAGCCAGGGAGATGTAGAAAAAGCTATAAAAGAAATTAAGCCAGAGGTGATTTATCATTTAGCTGGTCAAGTGGCAATGACTACATCAATAGCCAATCCAAGAATGGATTTTGAAGTAAATGCTCTGGGCAGTTTTAACCTTCTTAATGCAGTCAGGGAGTATTCTCCTGAAAGTATTGTTATTTATTCTTCTACAAATAAAGTGTATGGAGATCTGGAGTGGGTTGAATACGAAGAAACTGAAACAAGATATGTAGCTAAAAATTTTCCTAATGGATTTTCTGAGAGTATCCCTCTGGACTTTCATTCGCCATATGGTTGTTCAAAAGGTGCTGCTGATCAATACTTTCTTGATTTTTACAGAATTTATGGAATTAGAACTGTGGTTTTCAGGCATTCTTCCATGTATGGTGGAAGGCAGTTTGCGACTTATGATCAGGGATGGGTAGGATGGTTTGTGCAAAAGGCTGTAGAAATTAAGCAAGGCAAATTAAAAGAACCTTTTACTATTTCTGGAAATGGAAAACAGGTTAGAGATCTCCTTTATGCAAGTGACACCGTAGCTCTCTATCTCAAAGCTTCTGAAAAAATAGAAAATATAAAAGGAGAAGCTTTTAATGTAGGCGGTGGGATAGTAAACTCATCATCCTTGCTTGAACTTTTTTCGTTTTTAGAACAAACACTTGATATAAATATGATGTATACAAAACTACCACCTAGAGAGAGTGATCAGAAAGTATTTGTTGCAGATATAACTAAAGTAAAAGAGAGTATAGATTGGGAACCAAAGGTTTCTAAAGAAGATGGCATTAGCAAAATGATTGAATGGGTGAAAGAGAAATAA
- the cysC gene encoding adenylyl-sulfate kinase, which produces MANIVWHKGYIDREARNKLNKHKSFVLWFTGLSASGKSTIAHLVEKELYEQGIRTYVLDGDNVRHGLNADLGFNRDDRRENLRRIVEVCKLMVDAGIVVLTAFISPYREDRAYVKSRLKNDYIEIYVKCSVEECERRDPKGLYKKARAGIIKNYTGISASYEEPENPDLIIDTEVTEVEEAVKEMLFFLEGKGIV; this is translated from the coding sequence ATGGCTAATATAGTATGGCATAAGGGCTATATTGATAGGGAGGCTAGAAATAAGTTAAATAAACACAAAAGTTTTGTGTTATGGTTTACAGGCCTTTCTGCTTCTGGAAAGTCTACTATTGCTCATTTAGTGGAAAAGGAGCTTTATGAACAAGGGATACGGACTTATGTTCTTGATGGAGATAATGTTAGACATGGGTTAAATGCAGATTTGGGATTTAATAGAGATGACAGGAGAGAAAATTTAAGGCGTATTGTTGAAGTGTGTAAACTTATGGTTGATGCAGGGATTGTAGTTCTAACGGCATTTATTTCTCCATATAGAGAAGATAGAGCGTATGTGAAGAGTAGACTAAAGAATGACTATATAGAAATATATGTCAAATGTTCTGTTGAAGAATGTGAGCGCCGTGATCCTAAGGGCTTGTATAAGAAAGCCAGGGCAGGGATAATAAAGAATTATACGGGAATTTCTGCTTCTTATGAGGAGCCAGAAAATCCTGATCTGATTATAGATACGGAGGTTACCGAAGTGGAAGAAGCGGTAAAAGAGATGTTGTTTTTTTTGGAGGGAAAAGGAATTGTGTAA
- a CDS encoding NAD-dependent epimerase/dehydratase family protein produces MANKVLLTGATGFLGSHLAHSLINEGYEVAAYRRKNSNLWRVKDIVDKIYWYDVKNLEQPFWDFGKIDYVIHTATIYGRKGEKSSQVVETNLLFPLKLFEIATFFNTDTFFNTDTILYKYLNSYALSKKQLCEWLKMHSGNTKVVNIKLEHIYGPKDDDSKFITYIINQCLANVPEIKLTKGEQKRDFIFVDDVVRAYLFLLKYGKEIKEEYLDIEIGSGLATTIKDLVCLIASLTKTKSRLAFGALPYRENEIMESRANIEFMKKLGWQPEISLETGIARTIASWGDK; encoded by the coding sequence GTGGCTAACAAAGTTCTCCTAACTGGCGCAACTGGTTTTTTAGGAAGTCATTTGGCCCATTCATTGATTAATGAGGGATATGAAGTAGCAGCATATAGGAGAAAAAATTCTAATTTATGGCGAGTAAAAGATATTGTAGATAAAATATATTGGTATGATGTTAAAAACTTAGAACAACCTTTTTGGGATTTTGGTAAAATTGATTATGTAATTCATACAGCGACTATTTATGGACGAAAAGGTGAAAAGAGTAGTCAGGTAGTAGAGACTAATTTGTTGTTTCCTTTGAAACTTTTTGAAATTGCTACTTTTTTTAACACAGATACTTTTTTTAACACAGATACTATTTTATATAAGTATCTTAATAGTTATGCTCTTTCTAAAAAACAGTTATGTGAATGGTTAAAGATGCATTCTGGTAATACTAAGGTGGTGAATATAAAATTAGAACATATCTATGGCCCAAAAGATGATGATTCTAAATTTATAACCTATATAATTAATCAATGTTTAGCTAATGTGCCAGAAATTAAATTAACAAAGGGTGAACAAAAGAGAGATTTTATTTTTGTAGATGATGTAGTCAGGGCGTATTTGTTTCTTTTAAAATATGGAAAAGAAATAAAGGAAGAATATCTAGATATAGAGATTGGAAGTGGATTAGCAACTACTATAAAAGATTTGGTTTGTCTTATTGCGAGTTTGACGAAGACAAAATCCAGACTTGCTTTTGGTGCTTTACCTTATAGGGAGAACGAAATAATGGAATCCAGGGCTAATATAGAATTTATGAAAAAATTAGGATGGCAGCCGGAAATAAGTTTGGAAACAGGGATTGCAAGAACGATTGCATCATGGGGGGATAAATGA
- a CDS encoding MATE family efflux transporter, with product MLKTKIEKYHYIAFIGWIAKLFAILLSLLNTRMLLNLINIDGYALYSILASFAGWIALLNFGLPNGVQNLIAKYRVKNKNLDNLYKSLFFLIVIILMLSVPLLYIVSFAIYHTILSSYQNLISTTMLFAVLYLLLLFGLSQIFYKILFANYKGIYPNLYPLIISAINFLILYLCQVFNMHNEALVIVLFFSSYFIIFIVSYLQSIGIVLPKFDRVLSIELFKYSKDFFIFAILASFTLGIDYIIMSKILDSLYITQYNLIMKFYNLIIVLYATLLATSWSISSEAYHKKEYFSIYELIKKNIIIGLLLTIIVSIIVFTFKDQLFFLVSGKELHILYTTLLLATIYVIIRIWTDTFATILSSIQKVKILICVVPYQAFISILSQFYLGKKFGINGIFIGLILSFLLTVSIILPLYLKRHLREQYD from the coding sequence GTGCTTAAAACAAAGATAGAAAAGTATCATTATATTGCATTTATTGGATGGATTGCAAAATTATTTGCAATTTTGCTTTCTCTCCTAAATACAAGAATGCTATTAAATCTTATTAACATTGATGGTTATGCACTATATTCTATATTAGCCTCATTTGCAGGTTGGATTGCGCTATTGAATTTCGGCTTACCTAACGGAGTGCAAAATTTAATAGCAAAATATAGAGTAAAAAATAAAAATTTAGACAATTTATATAAAAGTTTATTTTTTTTGATTGTTATTATATTAATGCTTTCTGTTCCTTTGTTGTATATTGTAAGTTTTGCCATATATCATACTATATTATCAAGCTATCAAAATCTAATAAGCACAACCATGTTGTTTGCTGTTTTGTATTTGTTGTTATTGTTTGGACTATCACAAATTTTCTATAAAATACTTTTTGCTAATTATAAAGGTATTTATCCAAATTTATATCCTCTAATAATTTCAGCAATCAATTTTTTGATATTATATTTATGCCAAGTATTTAATATGCACAATGAAGCACTAGTTATTGTTCTGTTTTTCTCATCATATTTTATTATCTTTATAGTTTCTTATCTTCAGTCAATTGGTATTGTACTTCCTAAGTTCGATAGAGTTTTAAGCATAGAGTTGTTTAAATACTCAAAAGATTTTTTTATATTTGCAATTTTGGCTTCTTTTACTTTAGGGATAGACTATATAATTATGTCAAAAATATTAGACTCACTATATATTACGCAATATAACTTAATAATGAAATTTTATAATCTTATTATAGTGCTTTATGCAACACTCCTGGCGACCTCTTGGTCGATATCATCGGAAGCTTATCACAAAAAAGAATATTTCTCTATTTATGAACTAATTAAAAAAAATATAATAATTGGATTACTACTGACAATTATTGTCTCTATAATTGTTTTTACCTTCAAAGACCAATTATTCTTTTTGGTCTCCGGGAAAGAGCTACATATTTTATATACTACATTATTGCTTGCTACGATATATGTCATCATAAGAATATGGACAGATACTTTTGCTACAATATTATCAAGCATTCAAAAAGTTAAGATATTAATATGCGTCGTGCCTTATCAAGCATTTATATCGATACTTTCACAATTCTATTTAGGGAAAAAGTTCGGCATCAATGGTATTTTTATAGGTTTGATTTTATCATTTCTTTTAACTGTATCAATAATCTTGCCATTATATTTAAAAAGACATTTAAGGGAGCAGTATGACTAA
- a CDS encoding HDIG domain-containing metalloprotein — MFSREEAFNFLNQNIKDANLIRHCVATEGVLQILARHFGQDENLWGITGLLHDVDYEFTKETPDLHGLKAGEMLEGKLPEESIYAIKAHNWEMTKVEPKSELDWALRCGETITGLILAAAYVRPTKLEGMKAKSLKKKMKDKSFAASVNRDTIRECSKLGLELGEFLALAIKGVQNKAKELGLE; from the coding sequence ATGTTTTCAAGGGAAGAAGCGTTTAATTTTTTGAATCAAAATATTAAGGATGCAAACTTGATAAGACATTGTGTGGCCACAGAAGGAGTGTTGCAAATTTTAGCTAGGCATTTTGGCCAAGACGAAAATCTTTGGGGGATTACAGGTTTGCTTCATGATGTGGATTATGAGTTTACCAAGGAAACTCCAGATCTTCACGGGTTAAAGGCTGGTGAAATGTTAGAGGGTAAACTTCCAGAAGAATCAATTTATGCTATTAAAGCCCACAACTGGGAAATGACAAAAGTAGAGCCGAAAAGTGAATTAGATTGGGCCTTACGTTGTGGTGAAACTATAACAGGACTTATTTTAGCTGCAGCCTATGTGAGGCCCACAAAATTAGAAGGGATGAAAGCCAAAAGCTTAAAAAAGAAGATGAAAGACAAATCTTTTGCAGCTTCTGTAAATAGGGATACCATAAGAGAGTGCAGCAAATTGGGCCTAGAATTGGGAGAATTTTTAGCCCTTGCTATTAAAGGAGTACAAAATAAAGCGAAAGAGCTAGGATTGGAGTAG
- the rfbH gene encoding lipopolysaccharide biosynthesis protein RfbH has protein sequence MALNRVGEIVFLDFPYTNFKNSKIRPAVILGQSDIDRNDYIVAYITSEVDNYIWSEFAVSLKACDLSTQTLKYDSVIRVDKIIVVNRSQFLREKVAYLREEKLQEVLRVWAKFHIINYFNALHKPKQQEPFTPGNSRINYAGRVYDENEMINLVDSALDFWLTTGRYAEKFEKSFAEFLGVKYCSLTNSGSSANLLAFMALTSPKLGDRRIKKGDEVITVAAGFPTTVAPIIQYGAVPVFVDIELPFYNIDCSQLEAALSEKTKAVMLAHTLGNPFDLARVKDFCDRHGLWLIEDNCDALGARYFYKGEWKYTGTIGDIGTSSFYPPHHMTMGEGGAVYTNNVSLKRLIDSFRDWGRDCWCASGRDNTCGKRFSQQFGELPFGYDHKYVYSHFGYNLKVTDMQAAIGCAQLEKLPDFIEARKANWQRLREGLSDLEDKFILPEPTPDSDPSWFGFLLTVRENAGFSRDEIVEHLEKNGVQTRMLFAGNLLKHPCFDEMRAKGEGFRVVGELKNTDMVMERTFWVGVYPGMTEEMMNYMVNIIRGFCG, from the coding sequence TTGGCCTTAAATAGAGTAGGAGAAATAGTTTTCTTGGATTTCCCTTATACAAATTTTAAAAATTCAAAAATACGCCCTGCTGTAATTTTAGGTCAATCTGATATTGATCGAAACGATTATATTGTGGCTTATATTACATCGGAAGTTGATAATTATATTTGGAGTGAATTTGCTGTTTCCTTAAAGGCTTGTGATTTGTCAACACAGACACTTAAGTATGATAGTGTAATAAGGGTTGATAAAATTATAGTTGTTAATAGAAGTCAATTTTTAAGGGAAAAGGTTGCCTATTTAAGGGAAGAAAAGTTACAGGAAGTCTTAAGGGTTTGGGCTAAGTTTCACATTATTAATTATTTTAATGCCCTTCACAAACCAAAACAACAGGAACCTTTCACCCCTGGCAACTCCCGCATCAACTACGCAGGCCGTGTATATGATGAAAACGAGATGATCAATCTGGTGGACTCTGCCCTGGATTTCTGGCTGACAACCGGGCGTTATGCTGAAAAATTTGAGAAAAGTTTTGCTGAGTTTCTGGGCGTTAAGTACTGCTCTTTAACAAACTCTGGCTCATCAGCCAATCTTCTGGCATTCATGGCTTTGACCTCACCTAAACTGGGAGACAGAAGAATTAAAAAGGGAGATGAGGTCATAACCGTGGCAGCAGGATTTCCCACCACTGTTGCTCCTATTATTCAATATGGTGCTGTGCCTGTTTTTGTTGATATTGAACTGCCCTTTTACAATATTGATTGTTCTCAACTTGAGGCTGCTTTGTCAGAGAAAACAAAAGCAGTTATGCTGGCTCATACTCTGGGAAATCCATTTGATTTAGCCAGAGTAAAAGATTTTTGTGATAGGCATGGGTTGTGGCTTATAGAAGATAATTGCGATGCCTTAGGTGCCAGGTATTTTTATAAAGGGGAGTGGAAATATACAGGTACTATTGGTGATATTGGGACATCCAGTTTTTATCCACCTCATCACATGACAATGGGTGAAGGTGGGGCAGTTTATACTAATAATGTGAGTTTAAAAAGGCTCATTGATTCCTTTCGGGATTGGGGACGAGATTGCTGGTGTGCGTCTGGACGGGACAATACATGTGGTAAGAGGTTTAGTCAGCAATTTGGTGAGTTACCATTTGGTTATGACCATAAATATGTGTATTCTCATTTTGGATACAATCTTAAAGTCACGGACATGCAGGCAGCCATTGGATGTGCGCAACTGGAAAAACTGCCGGATTTTATTGAGGCGAGGAAGGCCAATTGGCAAAGATTAAGAGAAGGTCTTTCAGATTTGGAGGATAAATTTATTTTGCCAGAGCCAACACCAGATTCTGATCCGAGTTGGTTTGGTTTTTTATTGACAGTGCGGGAAAATGCGGGATTTTCGCGAGATGAAATAGTAGAGCATCTGGAAAAAAATGGTGTTCAGACTCGGATGTTATTTGCAGGTAATCTTCTAAAGCATCCATGTTTTGATGAGATGAGAGCAAAAGGTGAAGGGTTTAGAGTCGTTGGGGAGTTAAAGAATACAGATATGGTTATGGAGAGAACTTTCTGGGTTGGGGTGTATCCGGGGATGACGGAAGAGATGATGAATTATATGGTTAATATTATAAGGGGGTTCTGTGGCTAA
- the rfbG gene encoding CDP-glucose 4,6-dehydratase, which translates to MGRLMNNNSSFNIQHLTLFNSIYNNKVVLVTGHTGFKGSWLCFWLIQMGAKVIGYSLKPPTSPNHFELLNLDMVSVIGDIRDGDKLNAVFSKYQPEIVFHLAAQPLVRLSYKEPIETFETNVIGTLKVFEACKNTKSVRAIVNITSDKCYENKEWVWGYRENDPMGGYDPYSASKGCAELLTSSYRKSFFNVNEYGKSHNVLLASCRAGNVIGGGDWAKDRLMTDIMVAVSQGKKVVIRNPQATRPWQHVLEPLSGYLMLGQKLLEGKKEFAQAWNFGSGGQGSITVREVVENIKRYWDKIDYEINQDTDQPHEAGLLKLDCSKAYMLLKWRDVWDSNTTFQKTVNWYKSYYEKNEILTEEDLNSYIEDAREKGLEWAGRNAE; encoded by the coding sequence ATGGGAAGATTAATGAATAATAATTCATCGTTCAATATCCAACATTTAACATTATTCAACAGTATTTACAATAATAAGGTAGTATTGGTCACCGGTCATACAGGCTTCAAGGGGTCCTGGCTTTGCTTCTGGTTAATACAAATGGGTGCAAAAGTTATTGGGTATTCTCTTAAGCCACCAACGAGTCCAAATCATTTTGAGCTACTTAATCTGGATATGGTTTCTGTTATCGGAGATATTCGAGATGGTGACAAGTTAAATGCAGTATTTTCAAAATATCAACCAGAAATAGTTTTTCATCTTGCAGCTCAACCATTGGTGAGGTTATCATACAAAGAACCCATTGAGACATTTGAGACAAATGTGATAGGGACGTTGAAGGTTTTTGAAGCATGTAAAAATACAAAGTCTGTTAGAGCAATTGTCAATATTACAAGTGATAAGTGTTATGAAAATAAGGAATGGGTCTGGGGATACAGAGAAAATGATCCAATGGGGGGATATGATCCCTATAGCGCTTCAAAAGGTTGTGCAGAACTTCTAACAAGTTCATACAGGAAGTCTTTTTTTAATGTGAATGAATATGGCAAGAGCCATAATGTGTTACTGGCAAGTTGTAGGGCTGGCAATGTCATAGGTGGTGGTGACTGGGCAAAGGATAGGTTGATGACTGATATAATGGTGGCTGTCAGTCAGGGAAAGAAAGTTGTAATCAGAAATCCACAGGCAACCAGACCCTGGCAGCATGTGCTGGAGCCTTTAAGCGGTTATTTGATGCTTGGCCAAAAGTTGCTTGAGGGTAAAAAAGAGTTTGCACAGGCATGGAATTTTGGGTCAGGAGGACAGGGCTCTATTACTGTAAGAGAGGTGGTGGAAAATATCAAAAGGTATTGGGATAAGATTGATTATGAAATTAATCAGGATACGGATCAGCCTCATGAAGCAGGTCTTTTAAAACTGGATTGTTCTAAAGCGTATATGCTGCTTAAGTGGAGAGATGTGTGGGACAGTAATACAACATTTCAAAAGACAGTGAATTGGTATAAAAGTTATTATGAGAAGAATGAGATTTTAACTGAAGAGGATTTGAATTCTTATATTGAGGATGCAAGGGAAAAGGGCCTTGAGTGGGCTGGTAGGAATGCTGAATGA
- a CDS encoding transcriptional regulator: MLDALITSKTRIRLITKFFLNPGVSSYLRELASEFGESTNSVKIELDRLSNAGLLKKTTEGRVVKYAANKNHPMFLELASLVRKYFGIDKIVEDILNRLGDVKAAYITGDYAKGIDSGIIDLVIVGNVNWGYLQDLVEKAENLIKRKIRVLLIKEDELRVYKNKLSLEESILLVGEE, from the coding sequence ATGTTAGATGCTTTAATAACTTCTAAGACAAGGATTCGGTTAATCACCAAATTTTTTTTAAATCCTGGGGTTAGTAGTTATTTGCGGGAGCTGGCTTCTGAGTTTGGAGAGTCAACAAATAGCGTAAAAATAGAATTGGATCGTCTGTCAAATGCTGGTCTTTTGAAAAAAACAACAGAGGGGAGAGTAGTAAAGTATGCAGCGAATAAGAATCATCCAATGTTTTTAGAGCTTGCATCTTTGGTTCGTAAGTATTTTGGTATAGATAAGATAGTAGAAGATATATTAAATCGTTTAGGAGATGTTAAAGCGGCTTATATTACAGGTGATTATGCCAAAGGAATTGATTCTGGTATAATTGACTTAGTTATAGTTGGAAATGTTAATTGGGGGTATTTGCAGGATTTAGTTGAGAAAGCAGAAAATTTAATTAAGCGCAAAATAAGAGTGCTCTTGATAAAAGAAGATGAATTAAGAGTATATAAAAATAAGTTGTCTTTAGAAGAAAGTATCTTGTTGGTAGGAGAGGAGTAA
- the rfbF gene encoding glucose-1-phosphate cytidylyltransferase, whose translation MKVLILAGGLGTRLSEETDVRPKPMVEIGGKPILWHIMKIYSHYGFNEFVILLGYKGYYIKEYFANYFLHQSDVTIDLKSNKMEVHNCSSEPWKVTLLDTGIDTMTGGRIKRAEKFIKNETFMLTYGDGVADIDINELLKFHKSHGKAITMTSVQPEGRFGALNIEEENKVTKFLEKPKGDGAWINGGFFVCEPKVMDYITEGDATIFERTPLENLAKDGELYTYKHTGFWKCMDTLRDKIQLNEMWNAGKAKWKIWED comes from the coding sequence ATGAAGGTATTAATCCTCGCAGGAGGTTTGGGTACTAGATTGTCAGAAGAAACAGATGTACGCCCGAAACCAATGGTAGAGATTGGGGGGAAGCCAATTCTTTGGCATATAATGAAAATATACTCTCATTATGGGTTTAATGAATTTGTGATATTGCTTGGTTATAAAGGATATTATATTAAAGAATATTTTGCCAATTATTTTTTGCATCAAAGTGACGTAACTATAGATTTAAAAAGTAATAAAATGGAAGTTCATAACTGTTCAAGTGAGCCGTGGAAAGTTACGCTTCTTGATACAGGCATTGATACTATGACTGGTGGAAGGATAAAAAGAGCTGAGAAATTTATTAAAAATGAGACTTTTATGCTTACTTATGGTGATGGTGTCGCAGATATAGATATTAATGAGCTTTTAAAGTTCCACAAATCCCATGGGAAAGCCATTACAATGACTTCTGTTCAGCCAGAAGGAAGGTTTGGGGCTTTAAATATTGAAGAGGAGAATAAAGTTACAAAATTTTTAGAAAAGCCAAAAGGTGATGGGGCATGGATAAATGGTGGTTTTTTTGTATGTGAACCAAAAGTGATGGATTATATAACAGAAGGCGATGCAACTATTTTTGAAAGAACACCTCTTGAAAATCTTGCTAAAGATGGAGAGCTATATACCTATAAGCATACTGGTTTCTGGAAATGTATGGATACGCTAAGAGATAAAATTCAATTAAATGAAATGTGGAATGCTGGTAAAGCAAAGTGGAAAATATGGGAAGATTAA